The proteins below come from a single Antennarius striatus isolate MH-2024 chromosome 18, ASM4005453v1, whole genome shotgun sequence genomic window:
- the LOC137611754 gene encoding transcription factor JunD-like, translating to METTIYAGTVVNTPKVTSIYFPNTMMKKEINLNLDNQNSELKSNSLRDTDGLLNSPELGLMKLTSPDLERLIIQSNGLVATTTTNPTSQFLYPKSASDEQEFAEGFVKALEDLHKQNQLNEAGCVSVDRLELLGSSNVVGSAALQTSDLPVYTTLNGYASSPLGGTTINYSTDTIPFPPPPSHLANAQHQAATAAALSRLHSTGLIKDEPQTVPDMQSFGDSPPLSPIDMDNQERIKAERKKLRNRIAASKCRKRKLERISRLEDKVKSLKTQNTELASTASVLREQVAQLKQKVMNHVSSGCQLLPNQVQAY from the coding sequence ATGGAAACAACGATTTACGCTGGTACCGTGGTTAATACTCCGAAAGTCACCAGCATTTATTTCCCGAACACGATGATGAAGAAGGAAATTAATCTGAACCTGGACAACCAGAACTCCGAGCTCAAATCCAACTCGCTGCGAGACACTGACGGACTTCTCAACTCCCCAGAGCTGGGACTCATGAAACTAACCTCTCCAGACTTGGAGCGTCTCATTATCCAGTCAAACGGTCTGgtcgccaccaccaccaccaacccgaCTTCCCAGTTCCTCTATCCGAAATCAGCCAGTGACGAGCAGGAGTTCGCGGAAGGATTCGTTAAGGCGCTGGAAGACCTCCACAAACAGAACCAGCTGAACGAAGCGGGGTGCGTCTCGGTGGACAGACTGGAGCTCCTCGGATCATCCAACGTAGTCGGATCCGCCGCGCTCCAGACGTCAGACCTGCCTGTTTACACGACTTTGAACGGGTATGCGTCCAGTCCGCTCGGAGGCACCACCATCAACTACTCCACGGACACCATTCCATTCCCGCCGCCTCCGTCTCATCTGGCCAACGCGCAACACCAGGCGGCCACAGCGGCGGCTTTGTCCCGACTGCACTCAACCGGGCTGATAAAGGACGAGCCCCAGACTGTTCCAGACATGCAGAGCTTCGGAGACAGCCCTCCTCTGTCCCCGATTGACATGGACAACCAGGAGCGCATCAAGGCGGAGAGAAAGAAGCTGCGTAACAGGATAGCCGCGTCCAAATGCCGCAAAAGGAAACTGGAGAGGATATCTCGGCTGGAGGACAAGGTCAAGAGTCTGAAAACACAGAATACAGAGCTGGCATCCACGGCCAGTGTTCTCAGGGAGCAAGTGGCCCAGCTGAAGCAGAAGGTGATGAACCACGTCAGCAGTGGATGTCAGCTTTTGCCTAATCAGGTTCAGGCTTACTAA